CTTTTCCAAATTTCTGCTCTCCTGTAAAAGCTCTTAATTTTTCCATACTGGCATCATAGCGCACTTTTCCTTCCTGCAAATACAATACATGTGTAGTGAGTTCATCAAAATCACTTAAAACATGTGATGTGATGAGTATCAATTTATTCTTATTCTTTGCATCGTGAATTTTTTCTTTCAAAATCTCTGACGCCAATGGATCCAAACCCGCAGTAGGTTCGTCGAGAATATAAATGGGAGGGTCGAAAAGAAAAGCAACAGCTGCACTCACTTTTTGCCGCGTTCCTCCGGAAAGGGTTCTCATGCTCTGATGATAAATATTCCGAAGCTGATACGATTCAACAAGCTCGATATCCAAATGATCCTTGCTTACATTTCGAAGTTCGGTCAGCAAGTCAAACAATTGTCCGACTTTCATATGATCCGGATACCTCCCGATCTGTGGCATGTAACCTATCTGGGATCTGTAGGTAAAATCATTGGAAATAGATTTTCCGTTGATTAAAATTTCTCCGGTATCCGGTCT
The sequence above is a segment of the Saprospiraceae bacterium genome. Coding sequences within it:
- a CDS encoding ABC transporter ATP-binding protein, yielding MIAIRNLQKQFKRVKALDDISVSFASQQVTSLIGPNGSGKTTLIKCILGLVRPDTGEILINGKSISNDFTYRSQIGYMPQIGRYPDHMKVGQLFDLLTELRNVSKDHLDIELVESYQLRNIYHQSMRTLSGGTRQKVSAAVAFLFDPPIYILDEPTAGLDPLASEILKEKIHDAKNKNKLILITSHVLSDFDELTTHVLYLQEGKVRYDASMEKLRAFTGEQKFGKAIASIMLQNKN